From a single Phacochoerus africanus isolate WHEZ1 chromosome 11, ROS_Pafr_v1, whole genome shotgun sequence genomic region:
- the LOC125112199 gene encoding putative olfactory receptor 52P1 → MESPNHTFLDSSVFFLVGIPGLEQFHLWLSLPVCCLGTATIVGNITILVIIATEPALHKPVYLFLCMLSTIDLAASFSTVPKLLAVLWCGAGHISAPACLAQMFFIHAFCMMESTVLLAMAFDRYVAICHPLRYATILTDTIIARIGVVAVVRGSILMLPCPFLIGRLSFCQSHVIPHTYCEHMAVVKLACGDTRPNRVYGLTAALLVIGVDLFCIGLSYILIARAVLRLSSHEARSKALGTCGSHVCVILISYTPALFSFFTHRFGRHVPLHIHILLANVYLLFPPALNPMVYGVKTKEIREKVVRVFQRGQGTGAKASE, encoded by the coding sequence ATGGAGTCTCCTAATCACACTTTCCTggactcttctgttttcttccttgtgGGCATCCCAGGTCTGGAACAGTTCCACCTGTGGCTTTCACTCCCTGTGTGCTGCCTGGGCACAGCCACAATTGTGGGCAACATAACCATCCTGGTTATCATTGCCACTGAACCAGCCCTGCACAAGCCTGTGTACCTGTTCCTGTGCATGCTTTCCACCATCGACTTGGCTGCCTCTTTCTCTACAGTCCCCAAGCTGCTGGCCGTCCTCTGGTGTGGAGCTGGACACATCTCTGCCCCTGCCTGCCTGGCACAGATGTTCTTCATCCACGCCTTCTGCATGATGGAGTCCACCGTGCTGCTGGCCATGGCCTttgatcgctatgtggccattTGCCATCCACTCCGCTACGCCACTATCCTCACTGACACCATCATTGCCCGCATCGGGGTGGTAGCTGTGGTGCGGGGCTCTATTCTCATGCTCCCGTGTCCCTTCCTCATTGGGCGTTTGAGCTTCTGCCAAAGCCATGTGATCCCACACACATACTGCGAGCACATGGCAGTGGTGAAGCTGGCCTGCGGAGACACGAGGCCTAACCGTGTGTACGGGCTGACGGCAGCGCTGTTGGTCATTGGGGTTGACTTGTTCTGCATTGGTCTTTCGTACATCCTCATTGCACGAGCTGTCCTTCGCCTCTCCTCCCACGAGGCTCGGTCCAAAGCCCTGGGGACATGTGGCTCCCATGTCTGTGTCATCCTGATCTCTTATACACCagctctcttctcctttttcaccCATCGTTTTGGTCGCCATGTCCCACTCCATATTCACATTCTTTTGGCCAATGTCTATCTTCTCTTTCCACCTGCACTTAACCCTATGGTGTATGGAGTTAAGAccaaagaaattagggaaaaggTTGTCAGGGTGTTTCAAAGGGGGCAGGGAACTGGGGCCAAAGCATCTGAGTGA